In a single window of the Roseofilum reptotaenium CS-1145 genome:
- the tgt gene encoding tRNA guanosine(34) transglycosylase Tgt, whose product MHQPFQFSIQAQCSQTQARAATFLTPHGKVETPRFMPVGTLATVKALTPAQLKGTGAQMVLANTYHLHLQPGEDLIARAGGLHRFMGWDGPMLTDSGGFQVFSLASLRTIQEEGVKFRSPRDGRIINLTPEKAIAIQNQLGADVIMAFDECPPYPASKEAVIAATERTYRWLKRCIAAHDRSEQALFGIVQGGVYADLRTAAAEQLVDLNLPGYAIGGVSVGEPGDLINQIVKVTVPLLATEKPRYLMGVGTYQEMVQAIAAGIDLFDCVIPTRLARHGAVFVRGERWNIKNAQFREDFAPLDAECPCYTCQNFSRAYLGHLWRCRELLVYTLLSIHNITELVRFTARIREAILGDRFLSEFGHYLAPPESHQYHEKR is encoded by the coding sequence ATGCATCAACCCTTTCAGTTTTCTATACAAGCCCAATGCTCCCAGACTCAAGCGAGAGCAGCTACCTTTTTGACTCCCCACGGAAAAGTAGAAACTCCTAGATTTATGCCTGTCGGCACATTAGCAACGGTAAAAGCATTAACGCCTGCACAACTCAAAGGGACAGGCGCTCAAATGGTTTTAGCCAATACCTATCATTTGCATCTACAACCGGGAGAAGATTTAATTGCTCGTGCTGGTGGTTTGCATCGGTTTATGGGATGGGATGGGCCAATGTTAACTGATTCTGGAGGCTTTCAGGTTTTTAGTTTAGCCAGCTTGCGAACCATTCAGGAAGAGGGGGTGAAATTTCGATCGCCCAGAGATGGACGGATTATTAATCTTACTCCAGAAAAGGCGATCGCCATCCAAAATCAGCTCGGTGCAGATGTCATTATGGCGTTTGACGAATGTCCTCCCTATCCAGCCTCCAAAGAAGCCGTTATCGCTGCCACAGAGCGCACCTATCGATGGCTAAAACGCTGCATAGCTGCCCATGATCGCTCCGAACAGGCGTTGTTTGGTATCGTTCAGGGGGGAGTATATGCTGACCTAAGAACCGCCGCAGCCGAGCAATTAGTAGACCTTAATTTACCCGGCTATGCTATTGGTGGCGTGAGTGTGGGTGAACCGGGAGATCTGATTAACCAAATTGTAAAGGTGACAGTTCCCCTACTTGCTACGGAAAAACCCCGCTATCTCATGGGAGTAGGAACCTATCAAGAAATGGTACAGGCGATCGCCGCTGGCATCGATCTATTTGATTGCGTCATTCCCACCCGGTTAGCCCGTCATGGGGCGGTATTTGTGCGGGGAGAGCGCTGGAATATTAAAAATGCCCAATTTCGAGAAGATTTTGCTCCCCTTGATGCTGAATGCCCCTGTTATACCTGTCAAAATTTTAGCCGTGCTTATTTGGGGCATTTATGGCGCTGTCGCGAACTGTTGGTGTATACGCTCCTGTCGATCCACAATATTACGGAACTGGTGCGTTTTACCGCACGCATTCGAGAGGCTATTTTAGGCGATCGCTTCCTCTCTGAATTTGGTCACTACCTTGCCCCTCCAGAAAGCCATCAGTACCATGAAAAGAGATAG
- a CDS encoding Uma2 family endonuclease, which translates to MIVTESINPRVTIPPLENGDKLTRTEFERRYYAMPDHKKAELIEGIVYMASPLRITQHGEPHAFIMTWLGSYWSATPGIQLGDNCTVRLDADNEPQPDALLRIKEEGQSTISEDGYVEGAPELIVEIAASSVSIDLHQKLNVYRRNQVQEYLIWRVNDGELDWFRLQNEQYIKLEPNADGIIYSQVFPGLCLNQAALLSGDLAQVLASLQVGLATPEHQSFVDQ; encoded by the coding sequence ATGATAGTCACTGAATCAATTAATCCAAGAGTAACCATTCCTCCCCTAGAAAATGGCGACAAGCTCACTCGCACAGAATTTGAGCGCCGTTATTATGCCATGCCCGATCACAAAAAAGCCGAATTAATCGAAGGAATTGTTTATATGGCATCTCCATTAAGAATCACACAACATGGCGAACCCCATGCTTTTATCATGACTTGGTTAGGAAGCTATTGGTCGGCTACGCCAGGAATTCAATTAGGCGATAATTGTACCGTCCGTCTAGATGCTGACAATGAACCTCAACCTGACGCACTCCTGAGAATCAAAGAAGAGGGACAATCGACAATTAGTGAAGATGGTTATGTTGAAGGTGCGCCAGAATTAATTGTTGAAATTGCCGCCAGTAGTGTTTCCATTGACTTACATCAAAAACTCAATGTTTATCGTCGCAATCAAGTGCAAGAATATTTAATCTGGCGCGTCAATGACGGTGAACTCGATTGGTTCCGATTACAGAATGAACAATATATCAAACTTGAACCCAATGCAGACGGAATAATCTATTCTCAAGTTTTCCCTGGCTTGTGTTTAAATCAAGCTGCCCTATTATCCGGTGACTTAGCTCAGGTATTAGCCAGCTTACAAGTCGGATTAGCCACCCCTGAACATCAATCCTTTGTCGATCAATAA
- a CDS encoding photosystem II reaction center protein K, with amino-acid sequence MEAALLLAKLPEAYSAFSPLIDVLPVIPIFFLLLAFVWQAAVGFK; translated from the coding sequence ATGGAAGCAGCACTGCTGTTGGCAAAATTACCTGAAGCCTATTCAGCCTTTAGCCCACTAATCGATGTTTTGCCTGTAATTCCTATCTTTTTCTTACTGCTGGCCTTTGTTTGGCAAGCAGCAGTTGGGTTTAAATAG
- a CDS encoding glutathione S-transferase family protein, translating to MIKLYGGPRTRGTLVQWYLEELGVPYELIAVDIQGQEHKKPDYLAIHPMGKVPALVDGDFTIWESGAILMYLALQYGNAQGSVQEIAQMNQWVVFANASLGPGVFIEASRDRALADFMPPLNQRLQAQPFLLGDRLTVADVAVGSLLFYMPVMLKLDLSEYPAVTEYIQRLSERPAFQNTLGKR from the coding sequence ATGATCAAACTCTATGGTGGCCCGCGAACTCGTGGAACTTTAGTTCAGTGGTATTTAGAGGAACTGGGTGTTCCCTATGAATTGATTGCTGTGGACATCCAAGGGCAAGAACATAAGAAACCGGACTATTTGGCCATTCATCCCATGGGAAAGGTGCCTGCCCTCGTAGATGGCGACTTTACCATTTGGGAATCTGGGGCAATTTTAATGTATCTGGCTCTCCAGTATGGCAATGCTCAGGGATCGGTGCAAGAGATCGCACAGATGAACCAGTGGGTAGTCTTTGCCAATGCTAGTTTGGGCCCAGGGGTGTTTATTGAAGCATCCCGCGATCGCGCCTTGGCGGATTTTATGCCTCCCCTGAATCAACGTCTACAAGCTCAACCGTTTTTACTCGGCGATCGGCTTACCGTAGCGGATGTCGCAGTCGGATCGCTTCTCTTTTATATGCCTGTGATGCTCAAGCTTGATTTGAGTGAGTATCCAGCCGTTACGGAGTACATCCAGCGTTTATCCGAACGTCCCGCTTTCCAAAATACCCTTGGCAAACGCTAG
- a CDS encoding tetratricopeptide repeat protein, giving the protein MGINLSTSSVDSFGGLYPRQPQPKTESPPVNRKLSQQAKVRLEQGDYLGAIDLLTCLIESDPICADHYNNRGYAYFQDGEVELAIADYSQAIQLNPTLDRAYNNRANAYARLGDLYAALLDYDQTLDLNPLKIQAWINRGITFRQLQIYELALDNLDFALRLGRLEGYIYAERGRTYHLMGDWNWAIADYQRAIDHFQNTPQLSGAEQRQYQRVLHWKDQLLKPLAD; this is encoded by the coding sequence ATGGGCATCAATCTTTCTACTTCTAGTGTTGATTCTTTCGGAGGTTTATATCCAAGGCAACCTCAACCGAAAACAGAAAGCCCCCCCGTTAATCGAAAATTGAGCCAACAAGCCAAAGTTCGCTTAGAACAAGGGGACTATTTAGGTGCTATTGACCTGTTAACTTGTCTAATTGAATCCGATCCTATTTGTGCCGATCACTACAATAATCGCGGATATGCCTATTTTCAGGATGGAGAGGTTGAACTGGCGATCGCCGACTATAGCCAAGCGATCCAACTGAATCCTACGCTCGATCGAGCGTATAATAATCGTGCCAATGCCTACGCTCGCCTAGGAGATCTCTACGCTGCTCTGCTCGACTACGATCAAACGTTAGATTTAAATCCCTTAAAAATCCAAGCTTGGATTAACCGAGGAATTACCTTTAGGCAACTTCAGATTTATGAACTTGCTCTCGATAACCTGGACTTTGCCCTGCGTCTGGGTCGTCTAGAAGGCTATATTTACGCCGAACGAGGACGCACCTATCATCTTATGGGAGATTGGAATTGGGCGATCGCAGACTACCAAAGAGCGATCGACCACTTCCAAAATACTCCTCAGCTCTCAGGAGCCGAACAACGCCAATATCAACGGGTTCTGCATTGGAAAGACCAACTCCTCAAACCCCTTGCAGATTAA
- a CDS encoding slr1601 family putative cell division protein, whose product MRNQRQRSRRRSSPLAAAIAWETMMKLSVNLVLVVVATGAVMRLIPYHRSVEEKLEIVEIQVQQTQDRVTQLQQDFDRSFDPEQAKQVMAEQSHRIDPQRRSVVWKKERVDR is encoded by the coding sequence ATGCGGAACCAGCGCCAACGATCGCGTCGTCGCTCCTCTCCCTTAGCTGCGGCGATCGCCTGGGAAACAATGATGAAGTTAAGTGTTAATCTGGTTTTGGTCGTGGTCGCAACTGGGGCAGTGATGCGCCTGATTCCCTATCATCGGTCAGTAGAAGAAAAGTTAGAAATTGTCGAGATTCAAGTTCAGCAAACTCAAGACCGGGTCACTCAACTACAACAAGATTTTGACCGATCTTTCGATCCTGAGCAAGCGAAGCAAGTGATGGCTGAACAAAGTCATCGGATCGATCCGCAAAGACGTTCTGTGGTTTGGAAAAAGGAACGGGTAGATCGATAA
- the psaM gene encoding photosystem I reaction center subunit XII: MALSDTQVFVALVLALIPGILAFRLSTELYK; encoded by the coding sequence ATGGCTTTATCAGATACTCAAGTATTTGTGGCTCTAGTTCTGGCTTTAATCCCAGGAATCCTAGCTTTCCGCCTCTCTACCGAACTGTATAAGTAA
- a CDS encoding Uma2 family endonuclease yields MVQLQSEQVKSPSSDQRIVHSGITWEQFKLLQSGFGDRRNLRLFYYQNTVEILMPGREHEFFSRLIGFLIGLFCLEMGIEFEPLGSTTQEHEGTVSAEPDESYCFSTSKPRPDLVIEVIFTSGSPNKLQRYRLLGIPEVWFWEDGVFSLYRLRGENYSQISRSEIPELIDLDIELLTRCVLMAQTSRLEAANEFRRWMKK; encoded by the coding sequence ATGGTTCAACTGCAATCTGAACAAGTCAAGTCTCCATCGTCGGATCAGCGTATTGTCCATTCTGGAATTACTTGGGAGCAATTCAAACTTCTTCAGTCTGGATTTGGCGATCGCCGCAACCTGCGCCTTTTTTACTACCAAAATACCGTAGAAATTCTCATGCCGGGACGAGAACACGAATTTTTCAGTCGCTTAATTGGATTTCTGATTGGATTATTTTGCCTGGAAATGGGCATTGAATTTGAACCCCTTGGCTCGACTACTCAGGAGCACGAAGGTACAGTTTCCGCCGAACCAGACGAATCCTATTGTTTCAGTACATCTAAGCCTCGTCCAGATTTAGTCATCGAAGTCATCTTTACCAGTGGCAGTCCCAACAAACTGCAACGCTACCGCCTCCTAGGTATTCCAGAAGTATGGTTTTGGGAAGATGGTGTATTTAGCCTCTATCGACTGCGAGGGGAAAATTACAGTCAAATTTCCCGCAGTGAAATCCCGGAACTGATCGACTTGGATATAGAACTGCTCACTCGCTGCGTGTTGATGGCACAAACGTCGCGCTTAGAAGCCGCAAATGAGTTTCGCAGATGGATGAAAAAATGA
- a CDS encoding XisI protein has product MDKLDRYRQAIQNLLETYAHLGTDPEDGVDTQLIFDPVRDHYQLFHVGWIGDYRIYGSILHFDIKDEKVWIQHNGTENDVGQELHDLGVPKTDIVIGFHSPFKRQFTEYAVG; this is encoded by the coding sequence ATGGATAAACTAGATCGCTATCGCCAAGCCATTCAAAATCTCTTAGAAACCTATGCTCATTTGGGCACCGATCCAGAAGACGGAGTAGACACACAATTAATTTTCGATCCAGTTAGAGATCATTACCAGCTTTTTCATGTGGGTTGGATAGGGGATTACCGGATTTATGGCTCTATTTTACATTTTGATATTAAGGACGAAAAAGTTTGGATACAGCACAATGGGACGGAAAATGATGTAGGTCAAGAATTGCACGATTTAGGAGTCCCGAAAACGGATATAGTCATTGGTTTTCATTCTCCATTTAAACGACAGTTTACTGAGTATGCTGTAGGGTGA
- a CDS encoding element excision factor XisH family protein: MPAKDFFHQAVRHALEKDGWIITHDPLMLRYDLGKLYVDLGAEKFLAAEREGDKIAVEIKSFVQNSTISEFYTALGQFITYRSLLLKQYSEHILYLAIALETYNSFFSIELVQEIINTQQLKIILYEPKQESINRWIN, translated from the coding sequence ATGCCTGCTAAAGATTTTTTTCATCAAGCTGTACGCCATGCTTTAGAAAAAGATGGATGGATAATCACCCATGATCCTCTGATGCTACGATACGATCTCGGAAAACTTTATGTCGATCTGGGTGCAGAAAAGTTTTTAGCGGCGGAACGAGAAGGAGATAAAATTGCCGTAGAAATTAAAAGCTTTGTTCAAAACTCTACGATTTCCGAATTTTATACAGCCCTTGGTCAATTTATCACCTATCGTAGTCTCTTGCTCAAGCAATATTCAGAGCATATTCTTTATCTCGCCATTGCTCTCGAAACCTATAATTCTTTTTTTAGCATAGAATTAGTTCAAGAAATCATTAACACTCAACAATTGAAGATCATTCTCTATGAACCGAAACAGGAGAGTATTAACCGATGGATAAACTAG
- a CDS encoding AAA family ATPase gives MNDLFKGFEDLLELAKRLEEKAEQGELKTDIQFRSLSNIPQGGNIPKRNPSQPSADVIVTPPPSGTEGKTPKAPNSSNLSLNQIGGLEEVKQELQELVELPLKRPELLAQLGLEPTRGVLLVGPPGTGKTLTARSLAAELGVNYIAITGPEIMGKYYGESESRLRDLFEKAARNAPCLIFIDEIDSLAPDRSQVEGEVEKRVVGQLLGLMDGFSVRDSVVILAATNLPNRLDPALRRPGRFDREIVFRVPRIEERVQILQILTQGMPLESGVDLEAIAARSVGFVGADLKALCQKAAHHALRRQVPTPETQPTAPLTINPDDFEQALSTIKPAVLRSVEVESPQVDWDDIGGLEEIKQLLQESVEGQLLYPELYQKTQAKAPKGILLMGEPGTGKTLLAKAIASQAQANFIAISGPELLSRWIGASEQAVRELFAKARQAAPCVIFIDEIDTLAPARGQYSGDSGVGDRVVGQLLTEIDGLSVSKNLILIAATNRPEAIDPALLRSGRLDLQLKIDLPDTPSRLAILQVHNQDRPLSGIDLSHYAELTLGWSGADLALLSNQAALQAIRRFRTLNQPVSELYITSDDFQQAYTELKTLRGLS, from the coding sequence ATGAATGATTTATTTAAAGGATTTGAAGACCTATTAGAACTCGCCAAACGGCTAGAAGAAAAAGCGGAACAAGGAGAATTGAAAACCGATATTCAATTTCGCTCCTTGAGCAATATTCCCCAGGGTGGCAATATTCCTAAGCGTAATCCTAGTCAACCTTCAGCCGATGTAATTGTCACACCACCACCATCGGGAACTGAGGGAAAAACGCCAAAAGCGCCAAATTCTAGCAACTTATCCTTAAACCAAATTGGTGGTTTAGAAGAAGTGAAACAGGAATTACAAGAACTGGTGGAGTTGCCCCTCAAACGTCCTGAATTACTGGCGCAATTGGGGCTAGAACCGACGCGGGGAGTGTTGTTAGTGGGGCCCCCTGGCACGGGAAAAACTCTCACTGCTCGCTCTCTGGCTGCTGAATTAGGGGTGAATTATATCGCCATTACGGGGCCGGAAATTATGGGTAAATATTATGGAGAATCAGAAAGTCGATTAAGGGATTTATTTGAGAAAGCAGCTCGTAATGCGCCTTGCCTGATTTTTATTGATGAAATTGATAGTTTAGCGCCCGATCGCTCCCAAGTGGAAGGAGAAGTGGAAAAGCGGGTTGTTGGTCAGTTATTGGGCTTGATGGATGGCTTTTCAGTTAGGGATTCTGTGGTGATTTTAGCCGCCACGAACCTGCCGAACCGCCTCGATCCTGCTTTGCGACGGCCGGGAAGATTCGATCGCGAAATTGTGTTTCGAGTCCCCAGAATAGAGGAACGGGTGCAGATTCTCCAGATTCTCACCCAAGGAATGCCGTTAGAGTCTGGGGTGGATTTGGAGGCGATCGCCGCCCGCTCCGTCGGATTTGTGGGTGCAGACTTAAAAGCATTGTGTCAAAAAGCAGCCCATCATGCCCTGCGTCGTCAAGTGCCGACTCCAGAGACCCAACCGACTGCTCCATTAACCATTAATCCTGATGATTTTGAGCAAGCACTAAGTACGATTAAACCCGCAGTTTTGCGCTCTGTGGAAGTGGAATCGCCCCAAGTGGATTGGGACGATATTGGCGGGTTAGAGGAGATTAAACAACTGTTGCAAGAGTCTGTCGAAGGGCAATTACTCTATCCCGAACTGTATCAAAAAACGCAGGCTAAAGCGCCCAAAGGCATCTTACTCATGGGAGAACCCGGAACGGGTAAAACCCTGTTGGCTAAAGCGATCGCCTCCCAAGCACAGGCGAACTTTATCGCCATTTCCGGGCCAGAGCTGCTCAGTCGTTGGATCGGAGCCTCAGAACAAGCCGTGCGAGAACTGTTTGCCAAAGCCAGACAAGCGGCTCCTTGCGTGATTTTCATTGATGAAATCGATACCTTAGCGCCCGCACGAGGTCAGTATAGCGGTGATTCTGGAGTGGGCGATCGCGTGGTGGGGCAACTTCTGACCGAAATTGATGGGTTATCGGTTTCCAAAAACCTGATTCTGATTGCAGCAACCAATCGTCCGGAGGCGATCGATCCCGCTCTCCTCCGCTCCGGCCGCCTCGATCTGCAACTGAAAATCGACCTCCCCGACACCCCCAGTCGCCTCGCCATTCTCCAAGTTCACAACCAAGACCGTCCCCTTTCCGGTATTGACCTCTCCCACTATGCCGAACTTACCCTCGGATGGAGCGGTGCAGATCTAGCTCTTCTCAGCAACCAAGCCGCCCTCCAAGCCATCCGTCGTTTCCGTACTCTTAACCAACCCGTGAGCGAACTTTATATTACCAGCGACGACTTCCAGCAAGCCTACACCGAACTCAAAACCCTGCGAGGTTTATCATGA
- a CDS encoding SET domain-containing protein-lysine N-methyltransferase, translating into MKFYQKKHAKVSQFAEIRECPTTGSKSLHATVNLMPGQVISRFGAKEIRNQPSYLTVQIHRDRHIMLDPEWLQYINHSCNPNVVFNTSKQDVIAVRPLEKGEEITFFYPSTEWLMDRAFDCLCNSDNCLGTIQGAAHLPLEILTNYQLSDYIQQELDRKAK; encoded by the coding sequence ATGAAATTTTATCAAAAAAAACACGCAAAAGTAAGCCAATTTGCGGAAATCAGAGAATGTCCCACAACTGGGAGTAAATCACTCCATGCTACGGTCAATTTGATGCCCGGACAAGTTATCTCTCGTTTTGGAGCAAAAGAAATCCGCAATCAGCCTAGTTATTTGACTGTGCAAATCCACCGCGATCGGCATATCATGCTTGATCCTGAGTGGTTGCAATATATTAATCATAGCTGCAATCCTAACGTCGTTTTTAATACCAGTAAACAAGATGTTATTGCTGTTCGTCCCCTTGAGAAAGGGGAGGAAATCACATTTTTCTATCCTTCTACTGAATGGTTGATGGATCGAGCCTTTGATTGTTTATGTAACAGCGACAATTGCTTAGGGACGATTCAAGGGGCAGCTCATTTACCCCTAGAAATTCTGACTAACTATCAACTCTCTGACTATATCCAGCAAGAGCTAGATAGAAAAGCTAAATAG
- a CDS encoding LL-diaminopimelate aminotransferase, producing MASKNIYLSQLTGDATYTQIVFNKVWGKVEADRAAYPEKKVFMMAFGDTSQPLPPTVVQGLVNAATRLGDRETYTGYEDVTGNPDLRHAICTNYYQKKLGIDFDPAELFVTDGAQSVSVNIQELFAPDNVVAIPNPAYPSFVEGTLLASRKLVDLPCHESDNFVPKLPQENVDIIYLCFPNNPTGSVATREQLQYFVDYAIARQAVIIFDAAYSAFITTPNIPKSIYEIEGAKKCAIEIGSFSKMANFTGLRVGWCVIPHSLMIQNTVPGELNDLWRIRHCVKFWGTANISQQGAIAALSETGQLECQEVVNYYLKNAGVLRQGLEKSGFQCFGGIDSPFVWLKATSGLSSWQFFEKMLQSTGIVGVPGCVFGNCGETYLRLAALGHREEIEGAVENADKYFK from the coding sequence ATGGCCAGTAAAAATATATATCTGAGTCAGTTAACTGGAGACGCTACCTATACCCAAATTGTTTTTAACAAAGTTTGGGGTAAGGTGGAAGCCGATCGAGCTGCCTATCCCGAAAAAAAAGTTTTTATGATGGCATTTGGCGATACCAGTCAGCCTTTGCCACCGACAGTGGTACAGGGCTTAGTGAATGCGGCAACTCGTTTGGGCGATCGCGAAACTTATACAGGATATGAAGATGTCACGGGAAATCCCGATTTACGACATGCGATTTGCACCAACTATTACCAGAAAAAACTGGGGATAGACTTTGACCCTGCTGAACTGTTCGTCACTGATGGCGCTCAATCGGTTTCGGTCAATATTCAAGAATTGTTTGCCCCTGATAATGTCGTAGCGATTCCTAACCCTGCCTATCCATCTTTTGTGGAAGGCACTTTACTGGCGAGTCGAAAATTAGTTGATTTGCCTTGCCATGAATCAGATAATTTTGTGCCCAAGCTGCCCCAGGAAAACGTAGATATTATTTATCTGTGCTTTCCGAATAATCCTACCGGGTCGGTTGCCACTCGCGAACAACTTCAATATTTTGTGGACTATGCAATCGCTCGCCAAGCCGTCATTATTTTTGACGCGGCTTATAGCGCTTTTATCACTACCCCAAACATCCCTAAAAGTATTTATGAAATAGAGGGGGCAAAAAAATGTGCCATTGAAATTGGCAGTTTTTCCAAAATGGCTAATTTTACGGGTTTAAGAGTCGGATGGTGTGTGATTCCTCATTCCCTGATGATTCAAAATACCGTCCCTGGAGAATTAAATGACTTATGGCGGATAAGACATTGCGTCAAGTTCTGGGGCACGGCTAATATTTCTCAGCAAGGTGCGATCGCTGCTTTATCGGAAACCGGCCAACTAGAATGTCAAGAAGTGGTGAATTATTACCTGAAAAATGCTGGTGTACTTCGGCAAGGTTTGGAAAAAAGCGGATTTCAGTGTTTTGGTGGGATTGACAGTCCTTTTGTTTGGCTGAAAGCAACTTCAGGCTTATCCTCTTGGCAGTTTTTTGAAAAAATGTTACAGTCAACAGGGATTGTCGGTGTACCAGGTTGCGTCTTTGGCAATTGTGGAGAAACTTACTTACGATTGGCCGCATTAGGACACCGAGAGGAAATAGAAGGGGCTGTAGAAAATGCGGATAAATATTTTAAATAA
- a CDS encoding 2-hydroxyacid dehydrogenase, with amino-acid sequence MAVLILTEIELTDLWVSTLIAQLKKRNPDIDWRVWPECGKLEDIEIVLAWYPPPGVMQQFSNLKLIISLGAGVYHILRDPNLQAQVPIVRLIDDRLTLQMAQYVTLAVLLFQQRFFEYQKIQKLRLWESLPVAEARCFTVGILGLGVFGSTVAKKLAAIGFPVRGWSRNPKQIEGVECFYGYEQFELFLSQCQAIVCVLPVTSETKEILSNETFSALPQGAYLINVGRGQHLVEADLLNALDSGQIAGACLDVFNTEPLPHDHPFWSHPRIMVTPHIAAEGQPDNFADLILETLFLYKTGQPLKYLVDRNQGY; translated from the coding sequence ATGGCAGTGCTAATCCTTACAGAAATCGAGCTGACAGATCTGTGGGTTTCCACATTAATCGCCCAATTGAAGAAACGCAATCCCGATATAGATTGGCGAGTCTGGCCTGAATGCGGGAAACTTGAAGACATTGAGATTGTTTTAGCATGGTATCCTCCACCCGGAGTGATGCAACAGTTTTCCAATCTAAAGCTGATTATATCTTTAGGTGCTGGAGTCTATCATATTTTACGAGACCCGAATCTCCAAGCACAAGTGCCGATTGTTCGTCTGATTGACGATCGCTTGACCTTGCAAATGGCACAGTACGTCACTCTAGCAGTTTTGCTTTTTCAACAACGATTTTTTGAGTATCAAAAAATACAAAAATTGAGACTTTGGGAATCTCTGCCCGTAGCAGAGGCTAGATGCTTTACAGTGGGGATTTTGGGGTTAGGAGTTTTCGGTTCTACCGTCGCTAAAAAGTTAGCTGCAATTGGTTTTCCGGTGCGGGGGTGGAGTCGAAATCCTAAACAAATAGAAGGAGTTGAATGCTTTTACGGGTACGAACAGTTTGAACTTTTCCTCAGCCAATGTCAGGCGATCGTTTGTGTGCTTCCCGTCACCTCAGAAACCAAGGAAATTCTCTCTAATGAGACCTTTTCAGCGTTACCGCAAGGTGCTTATTTAATTAATGTTGGTCGAGGTCAGCACTTAGTAGAAGCCGATCTATTAAACGCATTAGATTCAGGTCAAATTGCCGGTGCTTGTTTAGACGTATTCAACACCGAACCCTTGCCTCACGACCACCCTTTTTGGTCTCATCCACGGATTATGGTCACTCCTCATATCGCTGCTGAAGGTCAGCCAGATAATTTTGCCGATTTGATTCTTGAGACGCTCTTTCTCTACAAAACTGGACAACCTTTAAAATATCTGGTCGATCGCAACCAGGGTTACTAA